AATTCTTTAATAATGAGAGCGCCAATTCCTAGCTTTCTATAAGTGACAAGAATGCAAATACGTTCAAGCTTTGCCTTTTGTTCGATAAATCGTACTCTACCTGTGCCTACTGCTTTACCTTCTTTACAGATCAGGAGATGCTTAGCTAATTTTTCATGCTCATCAAACTCATCTTCACGTGGCACACCTTGCTCTTCTACAAAAACGGCTTGGCGAATGGCGAAAGCCTGTTCTAGCTCGCTTTGACTGTTAACATGTATAATCTCCATGCTGTCACCTCAAAATCCGTTAAGATGATATTATTATGGCACTGCTTATCTTCTTTTTCAACTGAATTAGATAGATTGGCATAAATGAGCTAAACTATTAGTAACAATTAATATAAGGAGTGGAGACATGCGTAAAGTGACATTAGGTAGAAGTGGTATAGAGGCGGGGGATATTTCCCTCGGGTGCATGCGGATGGATGGGTTATCGTTAGAAAAGGCGACGGAAGTGATTGAGACGTCGTTTGCCTCAGGAATTGATTTATTTGACCATGCTGATATTTATGGTGGAGGGAAATCGGAAGAAGTGTTCGCTCAAGCCTTAAAGGCGTCCTCTGTTCAGCGTGATGAGATTATTCTTCAATCAAAATGTGGTATTCGAGAGGGCTTATTTGATTTCTCGACAAATCATATAATGACGTCTGTTGGAAAGAGTTTAAAGCGCTTGCAAACAGATTATCTTGATATTTTGCTCCTTCATCGTCCCGATGTTTTAATGGAGCCAGAAGAAGTAGCGGAAGCTTTTAGTGAGCTTAAAAAAAGCGGGAAGGTGCGCTATTTTGGTGTGAGTAATCACCATCCGCTGCAAATTGAATTACTTAAAAAGCATCTTACAGAAGAGTTAATTATTAATCAGCTTCAACTCAGTCTTGTCCATACACCTATGATTGATGCGGGATTAAATGTGAATATGCTTAACGAGGCAGCGGTAGTTAGGGATAGCCATCTGCTGGAATATAGCCGCCTTCACCATATGACAATACAAGCATGGTCCCCGTTCCAGCATGGGATGATTGAAGGTGTCTTTATTGGAAATCCAGATTACCCAGAAGTGAATGCTAAATTGGAGGAATTGGCTGAAAAGAAAGGGGTCACCTCCTCGGCACTAGCTATTGCCTGGATTTTGCGGTATCCAGGGCGCATACAACCTGTAATTGGATCAATGAATCCTGAGAGAATTCAGCAAATTTGCCAAGCATCAGATATCACGCTGTCTCGTGAAGAGTGGTATGACTTGTATCGCTCCGCAGGAAACAAGCTGCCATAGGTATCTCAGCCCAGTCTTTAGAGGAGTTAAAGGCTTTATCACAGAGAAAAATCCGTAAACCTCCCGGCTAAACTAGAGAGTGGTGCTAAATCTATTTAGGCGGGAGCTAACGGACGGTAATGTCCTGATTGACTCAACTAACAATCACTGAGAGAAGGAACGACAACGCCCACTAAGTGAAAATTCGTTTTATTTTTCTGCTGAACTCACATGGAAAAGGGACTTGAATGTGGTGTTGTTAGACTCAATGTGGATTACCGATCACCTCTTACGATTAGTGGCTATGATAGAGGTGTTCGTTATAAAGTGATGTTTGAATAATAGACGCATAAACTGAAGGAGAGGGGACGTGTATGTTTGTAAAAAAATCATGCCAACTTTTACTTATTTGTGGTGTGTCTGTGGCTGTTATGGCCGGGTGTAATAATGATTCAGAGGGTGAAGAGCCTGCTACTGGTAACAATGAAGCGGAAGTTGAGACGAAAGATGCTACCAATGATAATCGCGAACCAGCCGACACAACAGGAGCAAGTGGTGGACTAGGAGAGGCACCTGAGGATCAAGGGGAGCTGAACATTTGGTGGGAGATCGAGATAGAAGAACAAGAAGAAAGTTATTTAGTGACCGGACAATCTAATTTATTGCCAGAATCGACAGTTCGAATTCAGGCGATGTCTGATGATTATACGTTTGTCGGCTATGATACGACGGTTGATGTTAAAAAAGATGGCTCTTTCGTGACAGAGTTGCAGCATCCGCAAGTTTACGATACGGAAATGGTCCTTGAAGTCACGCTTGATGCTGGACGTCAAACAGAAACGATTGTAGCTCATTACGGTGAATCGTTAGAGCGCATAGAGGGACCATTCCGATATGTGGTAGATAGTGATGAGGAAGAAAGGAGATATGAATTAAAATCAACATTAGCTTATGTACCGGAAGAAGGGGAATTCGCCACCCTTACGTCCCAAACGCCTGAATGGGATTTCCCAGAAGATCAAGGGGAGGTGGACGTTTGGATTGATAAGGTTGAAGTAGAACGACAGGATGAACGCTTTTACGTCACTGGAAGGACGAATTTAAAGGAGGGTGCTCATCTACATGTGGAATTAGAGCTCCCTGATTATATTTCCTTTGGCTATTCAAATGTGGTGACAGTTAATCCAGATGGAAGCTTTTCAGCCTCTGTGAGGTATCCTGATGAAATTGAGGAAGATGCGGAAATGAACCTTGACATTGAATTTAAGCCTTATAGACATAGTCAATTAGACTATATTGTGGCTCATTATGGAGAAGATGGCGAGCACCTTTCTGGCGAGTTAGTGGAAAAAGAAAGGGCGGATGATAGACACTATGTTCACTATAAATTGAATATTCACTAAAAGTTAAGCAGTCAAGTCAAAATAGATGCGACGAATAAATGGTATAAAGTTTTATTATTTAAATAAACATAGCGCCAAGCAGTGAACTTATGAATGGTGTCATGTTTATTTTTTGTATTATCGTTTCTTTTTTTTTTTGCAGCCTATCTTAATGATTCATCCTTGCAAGACGTTGAATGACAATGAGAAGCTAAACAAACCATTTGAAGATATGACATCATCTTATAGGTCACATAGAATAAAGTGCTTTGTAGTCTATTATTCCCAGAGATTCATGGTATGACCAAACACTGTTAAGTAGGAGGAGATAGATATATTTTTGTGTATGTAATAGATTAATAGTTATTTTCACCTGAAACATGACGTGATGAATTTTACAAAAGAAATGAAACTTAAGGACTACTTTTGTTATATAATCTACTGTATTTGTTGTTTTATTGGGTATTTATATTGGGTACTTTTCTTAAAAAAAGATGATAAATCTTTATTTATTATAATTTGTAGGCTATTATACTCATATGTGAAATTTAAATAAAAGGAGATGGATGACGTGAGTGAAAAGTACAAATTGGGTTTGAATATGTCCAGTAAAGTAGTGGAGATGGAGGTAAAGGGGACGTTTAGCCCTACAGATGTTGAGAACTTTGTAAGTGACTATCAAAAAATAGTAGGGAAAATTAACCCGACTGAGTACATATTAGACATTGATTGCTCTAAATTAGACATTTTGCAGCAAGAAATGGTGCCCTCTATGGAAGGTGCTTTCACAATGTATAAAGAAAGTGGCTTTAAAAAAGTGATACTTAACGTCAAATCATCTGTATTAAAAATGCAGCTTAGTCGTCTTGCGAGAAATACTAAATTGACAACTGCGGAAGTCGTGGAAATTTAAAGATTTTAGGATTACAGTAGGACACATTGTAATGGTTTGTTAGTATTGGTATAAAAAATACTGAAGCGTTGATGGTTATACGTATTTGTGAAATCGTAACTAAACATGAGTAAGGCTGTTAGTTATTATAAGCGTGCGTTTGATTCGAACATGTGTGATAACAGGACTTTCAACAAGGAAGTCTTGTTTTCATTATAGAGAAGTAACCGTTGTCTTTTTGTCTGGGGAAGTGCTAGAAAGGCGTGACCTACCCTATAGGTTAACGTATTGGAAACACACACCTAAGTGAATCGGTTTAAATAAAAAAGGAGAGGTTTTATGAGTCATATTAAAATAAAGGAAGTGGCTATTTATCACCCTAATAATGTTGTAGAAAATGACTTTTATATTGACCATTTCAATAGGCAAGGAAAAGATATAAGAAAATTCCTAGCTCAAATGGGAAGGGAAAAGCGTTATATTATTGATAACGAGAATGAAAATGGAGTGACGATGGCGATAAATGCCAGTAAGCGGGCATTAGAAAAAGCAGGGATAACAGGCAGTGAAGTGGACATGATTGTTTTTTCTACACAA
The Salipaludibacillus sp. LMS25 DNA segment above includes these coding regions:
- a CDS encoding aldo/keto reductase family oxidoreductase; translated protein: MRKVTLGRSGIEAGDISLGCMRMDGLSLEKATEVIETSFASGIDLFDHADIYGGGKSEEVFAQALKASSVQRDEIILQSKCGIREGLFDFSTNHIMTSVGKSLKRLQTDYLDILLLHRPDVLMEPEEVAEAFSELKKSGKVRYFGVSNHHPLQIELLKKHLTEELIINQLQLSLVHTPMIDAGLNVNMLNEAAVVRDSHLLEYSRLHHMTIQAWSPFQHGMIEGVFIGNPDYPEVNAKLEELAEKKGVTSSALAIAWILRYPGRIQPVIGSMNPERIQQICQASDITLSREEWYDLYRSAGNKLP
- a CDS encoding GNAT family N-acetyltransferase, producing MEIIHVNSQSELEQAFAIRQAVFVEEQGVPREDEFDEHEKLAKHLLICKEGKAVGTGRVRFIEQKAKLERICILVTYRKLGIGALIIKELETIALKQGYTHFVLHAQTQAKAFYEKLGYSPCSQVFTEEGIPHIMMERKVI